In Alkalihalobacillus sp. TS-13, the following are encoded in one genomic region:
- a CDS encoding carbonic anhydrase gives MKLLNEILNYNSSFIEEKAYEPYKTSNLPDKRMVVVSCMDTRLVELLPRSMNLRNGDFKLIKNAGAIISHPFGSVMRSLLVAVYELNADEVFVIGHHQCGMSSIEPEKMIGHFKERGISEDTINTLKHSGLDLEKWLSGFDSVEESVQNSVDMVRNHPLLPGDIPVHGLVIAPDTGKLDLVVDGYER, from the coding sequence ATGAAATTATTGAATGAAATCCTGAACTATAATTCATCGTTCATTGAAGAAAAAGCGTACGAACCTTACAAGACGTCAAATCTTCCAGATAAGCGCATGGTCGTCGTTTCATGTATGGACACGAGACTCGTTGAATTGCTCCCGCGGTCTATGAACCTGCGTAATGGTGATTTCAAGTTGATCAAAAATGCAGGAGCGATCATTTCCCATCCGTTCGGAAGTGTGATGAGAAGTTTACTCGTTGCGGTCTATGAGTTGAATGCCGATGAAGTGTTTGTGATCGGTCACCATCAATGCGGCATGAGCAGCATTGAACCGGAAAAAATGATCGGCCACTTTAAAGAGAGAGGAATCTCTGAAGACACGATCAATACGTTGAAGCATTCAGGACTTGACCTTGAAAAATGGCTGAGCGGCTTCGATAGTGTCGAAGAAAGCGTTCAAAACAGCGTCGATATGGTACGCAACCACCCATTACTTCCAGGTGACATTCCCGTGCATGGTCTGGTCATTGCACCAGATACCGGGAAGCTCGACTTAGTCGTTGATGGATATGAGAGATGA
- a CDS encoding MBL fold metallo-hydrolase yields MKQSKHGDVETLHLKATAGQMYLNYYLFYVDGLLVDTGPSSCQEEIIPFLQSKKINKVALTHFHEDHTGNANWIETELGTELFIHPMSIELCKRDGVYPDYRHDFWGPRKAFHARPIRTSVQSDNSTWEAIHTPGHSRDHLAFFNHETGILFSGDLFVTPKPKVCMWQESVPTLMDSIRTVLSYDVKEMFCAHAGYVPNGKEMLQMKLDYLIETNEKIKHLHQNGSSIEEINQQLYRKESPITHISKKEWDSVHFVRSLVEDEPCLK; encoded by the coding sequence ATGAAACAATCAAAGCACGGAGATGTAGAAACCCTGCACCTGAAAGCTACCGCCGGACAAATGTACTTGAATTATTATCTTTTTTATGTAGATGGATTATTGGTCGATACCGGACCGAGCAGCTGTCAGGAAGAAATTATACCTTTTTTGCAATCGAAAAAAATCAACAAGGTCGCACTTACCCATTTCCATGAGGATCACACGGGCAATGCGAACTGGATTGAAACGGAGTTAGGTACTGAATTGTTCATTCATCCGATGTCAATCGAACTTTGTAAAAGAGATGGGGTCTATCCAGATTATCGGCATGACTTCTGGGGACCACGCAAAGCGTTTCATGCCAGACCAATTCGAACGAGCGTTCAGTCAGATAACAGCACCTGGGAAGCGATCCATACTCCAGGTCATTCACGGGATCATCTCGCTTTTTTCAATCATGAAACGGGAATCCTTTTTTCAGGAGATCTATTCGTGACACCTAAACCGAAAGTCTGCATGTGGCAAGAATCTGTGCCAACCTTGATGGATTCGATCCGAACGGTGCTTTCCTACGATGTTAAAGAAATGTTTTGTGCACACGCCGGGTATGTTCCGAACGGAAAAGAAATGCTTCAAATGAAATTGGATTATCTGATTGAAACGAATGAAAAAATCAAACACCTGCATCAAAATGGTTCTTCCATTGAAGAAATCAACCAGCAGTTGTATCGTAAAGAATCCCCAATCACACACATCTCCAAGAAAGAATGGGATTCTGTCCATTTTGTTCGCTCGCTGGTCGAAGATGAACCGTGTTTGAAGTGA
- a CDS encoding TrkA family potassium uptake protein — protein sequence MATNQKQIGLIGLGNFGGSLCKEFAELNAEVLAIDRNADKVDAYSSLATHTVVADSTDEGVLKSLGVRNFDLVIVSLGDDIQSSILTTLVLKEIGVKTVWAKAQSKYHRMVLEKIGADRIIHPERDIAKRLAHHVVSEKIIDYIELSPDHSIVEISATKKVNGKSLADLSIRSKYGCTIVGIKKGVEVIISPDAEVRLEEGDTLIVIGKNTNLNRFEEKGL from the coding sequence ATGGCTACCAATCAGAAACAAATCGGTTTGATCGGTCTAGGAAACTTCGGAGGAAGCTTATGTAAAGAATTTGCGGAATTAAATGCTGAAGTTCTAGCGATCGACCGGAATGCAGATAAAGTTGATGCTTATTCATCATTAGCAACACATACAGTGGTAGCTGACTCGACAGACGAAGGAGTCTTGAAATCACTAGGTGTCCGGAATTTCGATCTCGTCATCGTTTCGCTCGGAGATGACATCCAATCGAGCATATTGACAACTTTGGTTTTAAAAGAAATCGGTGTAAAAACGGTTTGGGCAAAAGCACAATCAAAATATCATCGCATGGTATTGGAGAAAATCGGGGCAGACCGGATCATCCATCCTGAGCGGGATATCGCAAAACGACTCGCACATCATGTCGTCTCAGAAAAAATCATCGACTATATCGAATTGTCACCAGATCATAGTATTGTCGAAATAAGCGCTACGAAAAAAGTGAATGGAAAATCTCTAGCAGATCTAAGTATCCGCTCGAAATATGGATGCACGATCGTCGGGATCAAAAAAGGAGTTGAAGTCATCATCTCTCCTGATGCGGAAGTACGGCTAGAGGAAGGAGATACGCTTATCGTCATAGGTAAGAACACAAACTTGAACCGATTTGAGGAGAAAGGATTGTAA